A window of Actinomycetota bacterium genomic DNA:
AGTACTGGATGCTAACTCTTGACCGACCGGACATCGTTCCGGTCGGCGCCGAGGTAGACGACCGTCAGGACATCGTTCCGGCACACGACTTCACATGCCGACGGGACATCGTTCCGCTCGGCGCCACCGTCAACGGAGGACTCGAGAGATGGCGTAGTCGCCGTGATGGATGACCTCGCCGTCGAGGGTGACGACGAGGACCTTGCGGGCCCTCACCTTGATGATGGCGGTGACGTACTGGTGGGTCTGGTCCTCGGCGACGGTGATGCGCTTGCCGAAGAGGTCGACCCGGCGGTTCGATCGCACGTAGCGGACGACCTCAATGCGCCCCTGGGCGGGCAGGCGTGTCGGCGGTTCGTAGCTGGCCGACAGTGGGTTGCGCAGCCGGCCGGCCATGACCTCGCTGGGGCTGGCGCCGCCGTGGGCGGCGTAGCGGTGGTGAGTGTTGTGGAAGGCGACGAAGGCCCGGTTCTCGGTCCGGAGGTGGTCGATGCCGCCGAAGACCTCGGTGCGGAAGAAGCTCTTGTCCCACACGTCGTTGAAGTGCTCGATGACCCCGTTGCGCCACGGCTCCCGCAGCGGGATGAAGCGAGGCGTGACGCCCAGGTCCAGACACGTGGCCACGACCGGGCCGAAGTACTCCGAGGCGGGTTGGATGCCTCCCCTGAAGTTGGCGTGGTTGTCAAACTGGGCCACCGCCGGCACCCCGACGCTTGACCAGATCCCCACCAAAGACCGAGCCAGCAACGGCGGGCGGCACACGTCGAGGATGTCGTTGGCCGCC
This region includes:
- a CDS encoding helix-turn-helix domain-containing protein, with product MSEEELRREAVRRRLAGESPDQIASALGRTDRWVRKWVARHAEDGHADRWAQERSRAPHSSPTRTPDELRDQILAARERLVANPRAQYGSLAIQWELRRLGVDPIPPSRTIERVLARAGLSRPRRRSPRYVSRGVPYPAPVGVEPGTTHQVDLVGPRHLFGGVEFHALNLIDVGSHEAANDILDVCRPPLLARSLVGIWSSVGVPAVAQFDNHANFRGGIQPASEYFGPVVATCLDLGVTPRFIPLREPWRNGVIEHFNDVWDKSFFRTEVFGGIDHLRTENRAFVAFHNTHHRYAAHGGASPSEVMAGRLRNPLSASYEPPTRLPAQGRIEVVRYVRSNRRVDLFGKRITVAEDQTHQYVTAIIKVRARKVLVVTLDGEVIHHGDYAISRVLR